The stretch of DNA AAGCTGGATTACAGGATTTCTGTCTAGGCTTATTCACTTGTATTTTCTCTCAGTTGCCAATGTTAAAGttgttggctatttttttttttgtgcaagaaGAAGCCAGTGATCCAGATTTGTAGGCCTTATTTCTGAATAGTTTTGCTGAGAGCTGAAACTGCAACATGAAGGGTCCTTGTCGAATATGTGGTGGTAAATTCCGAGGGAATCAGTGTCGCTGGATTTTCAGCTCATCCGGTAAAAGGAACTTGCAGGTGATCTTGTCTTACGTCTTGGGGGTCGCAATCTCCCGCGATGGCAAAGGAGAATTCATATGCAGCAAGTGCGTCTTCATGCTGGAGAACGTGGTCAATTATGATGTGATCATCGGTCGCCTACAGGGAGTGTGCAGCTTGAAAGCACAGAAACTTTTGACTGAAAAGCACAACCTAGCTCAGTGCATCAACCATATGTATAATCAGAACAACCCCCTGCCCATCAAAAGCAATGTGGAGTATCTTTATACCGAGAAACCTCCTGTAACATTCAACACTGGTATTCCCGAAGAAGGGACTTTAGCAAAGTTGTTGCAGCCTGGCAAAGGTGTTGCAGCCGCCCCCTCAAGCgaaggaaacaaaatgaaaaggtgCCCGAGTTCTGAAACACTTCGAGGACGTGAACCAGCTGGATGCCCTAACCCAAGAAGATCGGGCAGTGGTATCCCGTTGAAGACTCCGTATCTCAAGCCAGTACACAGTCGCACTCAAAGTATGTACTTTAATTTAGTGCAAAGGCTCTGTGTTCTTGGTCTGAAATCGAAAGGAGCTGACGGATTTGATAACTTTTCAGAGCTGCCGGCTAGATCTTCTTTCATCAGTTCTCCCTCAGTCTGTGATGCCATCAAACTACTAAAGAACATTCAGTGTAAGCCTCTGTTAATATTGCCAGAAAGTAAGATCCCTGTGCTTTTAAAGTATGCCCAGAGACGTCCAGCATCGGGTAGCAGTTATCTTTATAGCAAGACCCACAATACAGAAAGGATTGATGACTGGAAATTTTTACAGGACCTTGCAGAGGATTTTAATGATGAATATACACCACTGAAAGCTGAGGTAATCTGGTTGTGTAATTTCTGATTTACATACCCTGTTAGGTTTGTtcctttgtatttgtttaatgggATTTCCAGATTATATGACACTTGATGAATATGAACAGACGATCATACTGAactaagtattttaattcaaacccc from Polyodon spathula isolate WHYD16114869_AA chromosome 56, ASM1765450v1, whole genome shotgun sequence encodes:
- the LOC121307488 gene encoding uncharacterized protein LOC121307488; this translates as MKGPCRICGGKFRGNQCRWIFSSSGKRNLQVILSYVLGVAISRDGKGEFICSKCVFMLENVVNYDVIIGRLQGVCSLKAQKLLTEKHNLAQCINHMYNQNNPLPIKSNVEYLYTEKPPVTFNTGIPEEGTLAKLLQPGKGVAAAPSSEGNKMKRCPSSETLRGREPAGCPNPRRSGSGIPLKTPYLKPVHSRTQSMYFNLVQRLCVLGLKSKGADGFDNFSELPARSSFISSPSVCDAIKLLKNIQCKPLLILPESKIPVLLKYAQRRPASGSSYLYSKTHNTERIDDWKFLQDLAEDFNDEYTPLKAEVIWLCNF